Proteins from one Vulgatibacter sp. genomic window:
- a CDS encoding DUF523 domain-containing protein encodes MEKVLVSACLLGERVRYDGRDKRSHDDILARWEREGRVVSFCPEIGGGLPVPRPPAEIRSGVGADVLAGRAAVRNNLGGDDTAAFRAGAERALQIAQRHGIRVAVLKERSPSCGSSQIYDGTFTGKAIAGEGVTTALLRQHGIAVFSEAELAEADAALRA; translated from the coding sequence ATGGAAAAGGTGCTGGTGAGCGCGTGCCTGCTCGGGGAGCGGGTTCGCTACGACGGGCGCGACAAGCGCTCGCACGACGACATCCTCGCCCGGTGGGAGCGGGAGGGCCGGGTGGTCTCGTTCTGCCCCGAGATCGGCGGCGGGCTCCCCGTGCCGCGGCCGCCAGCCGAGATCCGGAGCGGCGTCGGCGCCGACGTGCTCGCGGGCAGGGCCGCCGTGCGCAACAACCTGGGCGGCGACGACACCGCCGCCTTCCGCGCCGGCGCCGAGCGGGCGCTGCAGATCGCGCAGCGACATGGCATCCGGGTCGCCGTGCTCAAGGAGCGCAGCCCCTCCTGCGGCTCTTCGCAGATCTACGACGGCACCTTCACCGGCAAGGCCATCGCCGGCGAGGGTGTCACCACCGCGCTGCTGCGCCAGCACGGCATCGCCGTCTTCTCCGAGGCGGAGCTCGCCGAGGCGGACGCCGCGCTGCGCGCGTAG
- a CDS encoding cyclic nucleotide-binding/CBS domain-containing protein — MQCRDVMWSSPVTLAPEDTAHVAVRKITQADVGALPVVDDDGRYLGMVSERALVRQVMAEGLDPKLTRVGLIIDRRMPQVDPDDPVSVALKRMDEARTRWVAVVQDRKVIGLIGTRDIRQRARSEDASDLHVVTDAALLH; from the coding sequence ATGCAGTGCAGGGACGTGATGTGGAGCAGCCCCGTCACCCTGGCCCCCGAGGATACGGCGCATGTCGCGGTGCGGAAGATCACGCAGGCCGATGTCGGTGCGCTGCCGGTGGTCGACGACGACGGGCGTTATCTGGGGATGGTCAGCGAGCGGGCGCTCGTACGGCAGGTGATGGCGGAGGGGCTCGACCCCAAGCTGACCCGCGTCGGCCTGATCATCGATCGGAGGATGCCGCAGGTCGATCCGGACGACCCGGTCTCGGTGGCCCTGAAGCGGATGGACGAGGCGCGGACGCGCTGGGTGGCGGTGGTGCAGGACCGGAAGGTGATCGGCCTCATCGGCACCCGGGACATCCGGCAGCGGGCGCGGAGCGAGGACGCGAGCGACCTGCACGTGGTGACCGACGCGGCGCTCCTGCATTGA
- a CDS encoding ribonuclease J — protein MLRIIPLGGLGEVGLNAMVFETDGEALLVDCGIMFPQAEQLGVDVVLPDFTYLRQLGDKLKGVVLTHGHEDHIGALPHFLKEWRELPVFGSRFTLGLLKSRLDEFEIAADLREFSAGDTVEVSEAFRVEGVRVTHSIPDALGLAIHTPEGLVVHTGDFKVDHTPIDDQPIDLKRFGRLGGDGVLALLSDSTNAERPGSTISERKVGRALDSIFARAKARVVVATFASNIHRIQQVLDISKRFGRKVVLLGRSMQQNVKLATELGFVDVPFNILVEPERARSMKHHEVTILSTGAQGEPRSALARMAAGDPNAPLSIDEGDLVVLSSRFIPGNEVAIGNVINLLAMRGADVIYESAEEIHVSGHACSEEQKLMLRLVDPQHFVPIHGEYRHLLRHVKTAHAVGMSDSRCHLITDGDVLEFAGGAAQQAGRVPSGRVYVERRGGPDVPELTLRERALIAETGLVTAVVVIDRATGAVVRGPEITARGINVPDEARLQADLRHEVLTALEAMSPLLRSDTATVQEEVRLAVRRAYKRSSERKPVVLPLVIEL, from the coding sequence ATGCTCCGCATCATCCCCCTCGGCGGCCTCGGCGAAGTGGGCCTCAACGCCATGGTCTTCGAGACCGACGGCGAGGCCCTCCTCGTCGACTGCGGGATCATGTTTCCCCAGGCGGAGCAGCTCGGCGTCGACGTCGTCCTCCCCGACTTCACCTACCTGCGGCAGCTCGGCGACAAGCTCAAGGGCGTGGTCCTCACCCACGGCCACGAGGACCACATCGGCGCCCTGCCCCACTTCCTCAAGGAGTGGCGGGAGCTGCCCGTCTTCGGCTCGCGCTTCACCCTGGGGCTCCTCAAGAGCCGCCTCGACGAGTTCGAGATCGCCGCCGATCTGCGCGAGTTCTCCGCAGGCGACACGGTGGAGGTGAGCGAGGCCTTCCGGGTGGAGGGCGTGCGGGTCACCCACTCGATCCCCGACGCCCTCGGCCTCGCCATCCACACGCCCGAGGGGCTCGTCGTCCACACCGGCGACTTCAAGGTGGACCACACGCCGATCGACGATCAGCCGATCGACCTGAAGCGCTTCGGGCGCCTCGGCGGCGACGGCGTGCTCGCCCTGCTCTCCGACTCGACCAACGCCGAGCGCCCCGGCTCCACCATCTCGGAGCGCAAGGTGGGCCGGGCGCTGGATAGCATCTTCGCCCGCGCGAAGGCCCGGGTGGTGGTGGCCACCTTCGCCTCCAACATCCACCGGATCCAGCAGGTCCTCGACATCTCGAAGCGCTTCGGCCGCAAGGTGGTGCTCCTCGGCCGCTCGATGCAGCAGAACGTGAAGCTCGCCACCGAGCTCGGCTTCGTCGACGTCCCCTTCAACATCCTCGTGGAGCCCGAGCGCGCGCGCTCGATGAAGCATCACGAGGTGACCATCCTCTCCACCGGCGCGCAGGGCGAGCCCCGCTCGGCGCTGGCGCGGATGGCTGCAGGCGATCCCAACGCGCCGCTCTCCATCGACGAGGGCGACCTGGTCGTCCTCTCCTCGCGCTTCATCCCGGGGAACGAGGTGGCGATCGGCAACGTGATCAATCTCCTCGCCATGCGCGGCGCCGACGTGATCTACGAGAGCGCCGAGGAGATCCACGTCTCCGGCCACGCCTGTTCCGAGGAGCAGAAGCTGATGCTCCGGCTGGTGGATCCGCAGCATTTCGTGCCGATCCACGGTGAGTACCGCCACCTCCTCCGCCACGTGAAGACCGCCCACGCGGTGGGGATGAGCGACTCGCGGTGCCACCTGATCACCGACGGCGACGTGCTCGAGTTCGCCGGCGGCGCCGCGCAGCAGGCGGGCCGCGTCCCCTCCGGCCGCGTCTACGTCGAGCGGCGCGGCGGCCCCGACGTGCCCGAGCTCACCCTGCGCGAGCGGGCGCTGATCGCGGAGACGGGCCTGGTGACCGCGGTGGTGGTGATCGACCGCGCCACCGGGGCGGTGGTGCGGGGCCCGGAGATCACCGCCCGGGGGATCAACGTCCCCGACGAGGCGCGGCTCCAGGCGGACCTGCGCCACGAGGTGCTCACCGCCCTGGAGGCAATGTCGCCTCTCCTGCGGAGCGATACCGCGACCGTGCAGGAGGAGGTGCGCCTCGCCGTGCGCCGTGCCTATAAGCGGAGCTCCGAACGCAAGCCGGTGGTGCTGCCACTGGTCATCGAATTGTAG
- a CDS encoding TraR/DksA family transcriptional regulator — translation MDDEQARERLEALRAELEAQLRANAEGARPVDLDQPIGRVSRVDALQQQQMAQAARRRDELRLQQVRAALGRLQRGEYGDCLRCEEPIGAERLQVKPEAAFCMACQAGAE, via the coding sequence ATGGACGACGAACAGGCACGTGAACGGCTCGAGGCGTTGCGCGCGGAGCTCGAGGCACAGCTCCGCGCCAACGCCGAAGGCGCGCGCCCCGTGGATCTCGATCAGCCGATCGGCCGGGTGAGCCGCGTCGACGCCCTCCAACAGCAACAGATGGCCCAGGCCGCGCGGCGGCGCGACGAGCTGCGCCTGCAGCAGGTCCGCGCCGCGCTGGGCCGCCTGCAACGTGGCGAGTACGGCGACTGCCTGCGCTGCGAGGAGCCGATCGGCGCCGAGCGGCTGCAGGTGAAGCCCGAGGCGGCATTCTGCATGGCGTGCCAGGCGGGCGCGGAGTAG
- a CDS encoding UvrD-helicase domain-containing protein, producing MTFDPSQLPSLLNPEQLAAATHVGSPLLVLAGAGSGKTRVITYRIANLIAAHDVAPWQILAVTFTNKAAGEMKERLEKLLGPEGADVWVSTFHSTGARILRRDGEAIGLSKNFVIYDEGDSLAEMKRVMKAMRIDAKQIEPRKILHRIDDAKNHGRSPDDCAKFPAYDEAGRLFPELYRRYQKALALANAVDFGDLLHRLVELFDKSPDTLDKYRRRFRHVLVDEFQDTNGVQFRLLKMLAGDGRGLCVVGDDDQAIYRWRGADVTNLLQFEQEFPGAQIVKLERNYRSTQLVLDAAHAVISRNRQRMEKKLWTEQEGGQLLELIVARDERHEAQLVADQVRIAIRDGVDPDEVAVFYRTNAQSRVLEEAFRLGRIPYHIVRGRSFYDRAEVKDLASYLRLSINPRSDQDALRVINKPARGIGDTTVGRIEAAAQEWGVSVVEACAQADQIPGLNSGAQTKVRRFAQLVGELIQVALTDGAGAVAEAALKKSGMEEAFLADGSDEAADRLDNVRELVGAAKEWDESWEPEVDPAAPEEEPPLPVAAFLEQIALIGEGDEKAQGARASLMTLHAAKGLEFEEVFLTGMEEQVFPHSRALGENGGAEEVAEERRLCYVGFTRAKRRLVLSLATSRALYGDLRFNPPSRFLGDVPKELFAGVGGAAGERVRHQAKVAGGGGTYVEYDEAPGPDIDLGDDDGFVDTSIDYSFDQRPQMQQRVAPPKPAMFRRRPNEVIEKAATLPSMGMGGPGAYPIGTPVRHPSFGVGMVEGAEGDKLSIRFPGVGVKRVVARFVQPV from the coding sequence ATGACTTTCGATCCCTCGCAGCTCCCCTCGCTCCTCAACCCGGAGCAGCTCGCAGCAGCCACCCACGTCGGCTCGCCCCTCCTCGTCCTCGCAGGCGCGGGCTCGGGCAAGACCCGGGTGATCACCTACCGGATCGCCAACCTCATCGCCGCCCACGACGTGGCGCCCTGGCAGATCCTCGCTGTGACCTTCACCAACAAGGCCGCCGGGGAGATGAAGGAGCGCCTCGAGAAGCTCCTCGGGCCGGAGGGGGCCGACGTCTGGGTCTCCACCTTCCACTCCACCGGCGCGCGGATCCTGCGGCGCGACGGCGAGGCGATCGGCCTCTCGAAGAACTTCGTCATCTACGACGAAGGCGATTCGCTCGCGGAGATGAAGCGGGTGATGAAGGCGATGCGGATCGACGCCAAGCAGATCGAGCCGCGGAAGATCCTCCACCGGATCGACGACGCCAAGAACCACGGCCGCTCGCCGGACGATTGCGCGAAGTTCCCCGCCTACGACGAGGCGGGGCGGCTCTTCCCCGAGCTCTACCGGCGCTACCAGAAGGCGCTCGCGCTGGCCAACGCGGTGGACTTCGGCGATCTGCTCCACCGGCTGGTGGAGCTCTTCGACAAATCGCCCGACACCCTCGACAAATACCGCCGCCGCTTCCGCCACGTGCTGGTCGACGAGTTCCAGGACACCAACGGCGTCCAGTTCCGGCTGCTCAAGATGCTCGCCGGCGACGGGCGGGGCCTCTGCGTGGTGGGCGACGACGACCAGGCGATCTACCGCTGGCGCGGCGCCGACGTGACCAACCTGCTCCAATTCGAGCAGGAGTTTCCCGGCGCGCAGATCGTCAAGCTCGAGCGGAACTACCGCTCCACCCAGCTCGTCCTCGATGCGGCCCACGCGGTGATCTCCCGCAACCGCCAGCGCATGGAGAAGAAGCTCTGGACCGAGCAGGAGGGGGGCCAGCTCCTCGAGCTGATCGTGGCGCGCGATGAGCGCCACGAGGCGCAGCTCGTCGCCGACCAGGTCCGCATCGCCATCCGGGACGGCGTCGATCCCGACGAGGTGGCGGTCTTCTACCGCACCAACGCCCAGTCGCGAGTGCTCGAAGAGGCCTTCCGCCTGGGCCGGATCCCCTACCACATCGTGCGGGGCCGCTCCTTCTACGACCGGGCCGAGGTGAAGGACCTCGCCTCCTACCTGCGGCTCTCGATCAACCCGCGCTCCGACCAGGACGCGCTCCGGGTGATCAACAAGCCTGCCCGCGGGATCGGCGACACCACCGTGGGCCGGATCGAGGCGGCGGCGCAGGAGTGGGGCGTCTCGGTGGTCGAGGCCTGTGCGCAGGCCGATCAGATCCCCGGCCTGAACAGCGGCGCGCAGACCAAGGTGCGCCGCTTCGCCCAGCTCGTCGGCGAGCTGATCCAGGTGGCGCTCACCGACGGCGCCGGCGCCGTCGCCGAGGCTGCCCTGAAGAAGAGCGGCATGGAGGAGGCCTTCCTCGCCGACGGCTCCGACGAGGCGGCGGACCGCCTCGACAACGTCCGCGAGCTCGTGGGCGCGGCGAAGGAGTGGGACGAATCCTGGGAGCCCGAGGTCGACCCGGCTGCCCCCGAGGAGGAGCCGCCGCTGCCCGTCGCCGCCTTCCTCGAGCAGATCGCCCTGATCGGCGAGGGGGACGAGAAGGCGCAGGGCGCGCGCGCCTCCCTGATGACCCTCCACGCTGCGAAGGGCCTCGAGTTCGAGGAGGTCTTCCTCACCGGCATGGAGGAGCAGGTCTTCCCCCACTCGCGGGCGCTGGGGGAGAACGGCGGGGCCGAGGAGGTCGCCGAGGAGCGGCGCCTCTGCTACGTGGGCTTCACCCGCGCCAAGCGGCGGCTGGTGCTCTCGCTCGCCACCTCGCGCGCGCTCTACGGCGACCTGCGCTTCAACCCGCCCTCGCGCTTCCTCGGCGATGTCCCGAAGGAGCTCTTCGCCGGCGTCGGCGGCGCAGCGGGCGAGCGGGTACGCCACCAGGCGAAGGTCGCCGGCGGTGGTGGCACCTACGTCGAATACGACGAGGCGCCCGGCCCCGACATCGACCTCGGCGACGACGACGGCTTCGTCGACACCTCGATCGACTACTCCTTCGACCAGCGGCCGCAGATGCAGCAGCGCGTGGCGCCGCCGAAGCCGGCGATGTTCCGCCGCAGGCCGAACGAGGTGATCGAGAAGGCCGCCACCCTGCCGTCGATGGGCATGGGCGGCCCCGGCGCCTATCCGATCGGGACGCCGGTGCGGCACCCGAGCTTCGGCGTCGGCATGGTCGAGGGCGCCGAGGGCGACAAGCTCTCGATCCGCTTCCCCGGCGTCGGCGTGAAGCGCGTGGTCGCGCGCTTCGTGCAGCCGGTGTGA
- a CDS encoding serpin family protein codes for MAVLRTITGLSLALAAAGCSDPAPPAEATPEPRAVVETVGARPSRPVPPVATGPQSPVDGSPPEELLALAARVDKLTLQLLRAAPAGVDVAVSGPALATALVAAPSPPAAVEPFQGTSDALQLLLRSRDPRCVLDHQSRQAARGKLVAAAAWKAEWASPFSIRSTSTLRFRVTPDRTVETTSLWDYLGPFRYALVDGVRVVEIPYACGDVALLLISPDTGPGNRDALLGSDPAMQELARRAGVPTPSKPPPPPSEQPKPRPLSSIEAMLSTERIARWISQLQSAAIRIEVPRFRVTSRLEVDGASHDVTFEFDEGGSLSGDYARVVYGPRGAPRLAANLDFDRPFLFLVRDYRTGVLLVAGRVTEPHDPGDPPPDPTADLPSVPYDWLAPVPGR; via the coding sequence ATGGCGGTGCTGCGAACGATCACCGGGCTGTCGTTGGCGTTGGCGGCTGCCGGCTGCAGCGACCCGGCGCCACCGGCGGAGGCGACGCCGGAGCCGCGCGCCGTGGTGGAGACCGTGGGCGCGCGGCCTTCACGCCCGGTCCCGCCGGTCGCCACCGGGCCGCAATCCCCCGTCGATGGATCGCCACCCGAGGAGCTGCTGGCGCTGGCGGCGCGGGTGGACAAGTTGACCCTGCAGCTCCTCCGCGCGGCGCCCGCCGGTGTGGACGTCGCCGTATCGGGGCCTGCGCTGGCCACAGCGCTCGTCGCGGCGCCTTCACCGCCGGCTGCCGTCGAGCCCTTCCAGGGGACGAGCGACGCGCTGCAACTGCTGCTGCGGAGCAGGGACCCCCGGTGTGTGCTGGACCACCAGAGCAGGCAGGCGGCGCGTGGCAAGCTGGTCGCGGCCGCTGCGTGGAAAGCCGAATGGGCGAGCCCCTTTTCGATCCGCAGCACCTCGACTTTGCGCTTCCGCGTGACGCCGGACCGCACCGTCGAGACGACGTCGCTGTGGGATTACCTCGGGCCCTTCCGCTACGCCCTCGTCGATGGGGTGCGCGTGGTCGAAATCCCCTATGCCTGCGGCGACGTCGCCCTGCTGCTGATCTCGCCGGACACCGGACCAGGCAATCGCGACGCCTTGCTCGGTTCCGACCCCGCGATGCAGGAACTCGCCAGGAGAGCGGGCGTCCCCACCCCGAGCAAGCCGCCACCCCCGCCCTCCGAACAGCCGAAGCCGCGACCTCTGTCATCGATCGAGGCGATGCTCTCGACCGAGCGCATCGCACGCTGGATTTCCCAGCTGCAGTCCGCCGCGATTCGCATCGAGGTGCCGCGGTTCCGGGTGACGAGCCGGCTCGAGGTCGATGGCGCTTCCCACGACGTCACCTTCGAATTCGACGAGGGCGGCAGCCTCTCCGGCGACTACGCGCGTGTCGTCTACGGCCCCCGAGGCGCCCCGCGTCTCGCCGCCAACCTGGACTTCGATCGACCCTTCCTCTTCCTCGTGCGCGACTACCGCACCGGCGTGTTGCTGGTCGCCGGGAGGGTCACCGAGCCCCACGACCCGGGTGACCCGCCGCCGGATCCCACGGCGGATCTGCCGTCCGTCCCCTACGATTGGCTCGCGCCGGTGCCAGGGCGCTGA
- the add gene encoding adenosine deaminase has product MSDPLLDDEAPVGIPSTARSWKRGGRVDGPGAEEKVKVTEALVRALPKTDLHCHLDGSMRLSTILELAKEQAVDLPAADEASLARAIHMGELCGSLEQYLVAFDVTLSVLQTADALYRAAYELAIDQWNDGVHYVEVRYSPILHQRGGLKLTTIVDAVLDGLRAAKRETGIKSGVILCGIRNMDPAHSLRLAELAVAYKNRGVRGFDLAGAEYNNPAKEHLAAFRLVLENNVNCTCHAGEAYGPASISQALHTCGAHRIGHGVRLREDGDLLNYVNDHRIPLECCPSSNVQTGAVPSLESHPIKFYLDYGLRVTVNTDNRLITDTSVTKELLLAHQHCGLSLDDLITCVINGWKSAFLPYREKQDLLRHVTATIERVLAEARAE; this is encoded by the coding sequence ATGAGCGATCCCCTCCTCGACGACGAAGCGCCGGTCGGCATTCCTTCCACTGCGCGGAGTTGGAAGCGGGGTGGGCGCGTGGACGGCCCGGGCGCGGAAGAGAAGGTCAAAGTCACGGAAGCGCTCGTCCGAGCGCTTCCGAAGACGGACCTCCACTGCCACCTCGACGGCTCGATGCGCCTCTCCACGATCCTCGAGCTGGCGAAGGAGCAGGCGGTCGATCTCCCGGCTGCAGACGAGGCCTCGCTCGCCCGGGCGATCCACATGGGCGAGCTCTGCGGCTCGCTCGAGCAATACCTCGTCGCCTTCGACGTCACCCTCTCGGTGCTGCAGACGGCGGACGCGCTCTACCGCGCCGCCTACGAGCTGGCGATCGACCAGTGGAACGACGGCGTCCATTACGTGGAGGTCCGCTATTCGCCGATCCTCCACCAGCGCGGCGGCCTGAAGCTCACCACCATCGTCGACGCGGTGCTCGACGGCTTGCGCGCCGCGAAGCGCGAGACCGGGATCAAGAGCGGCGTGATCCTCTGCGGCATCCGCAACATGGACCCGGCCCACTCGCTGCGCCTCGCGGAGCTCGCGGTCGCCTACAAGAACCGGGGCGTGCGCGGCTTCGACCTCGCCGGCGCGGAATACAACAACCCGGCGAAGGAGCACCTCGCCGCCTTCCGTCTCGTCCTCGAGAACAACGTCAACTGCACCTGCCACGCGGGCGAGGCCTACGGACCTGCGTCGATCTCCCAGGCGCTCCACACCTGCGGCGCCCACCGGATTGGCCACGGCGTGCGCCTGCGCGAGGACGGCGACCTCCTCAACTACGTCAACGACCACCGCATCCCGCTGGAGTGCTGCCCCTCCTCCAACGTCCAGACCGGCGCGGTGCCGAGCCTCGAGAGCCACCCGATCAAATTCTACCTGGACTACGGGTTGCGGGTGACGGTGAACACCGACAACCGCCTGATCACCGACACCAGCGTGACGAAGGAACTGCTCCTCGCCCACCAGCATTGCGGCCTCTCGCTGGACGATCTGATCACCTGCGTGATCAACGGCTGGAAGAGCGCCTTCCTCCCCTACCGCGAAAAGCAGGATCTCCTCCGCCACGTGACGGCGACGATCGAGCGCGTCCTGGCCGAAGCGCGGGCGG
- a CDS encoding transposase, whose amino-acid sequence MGNRRQKHEQREMRFETVRWGGARQGAGRKPLPKSKRRIAHRSREAIGLQQPVHVTWRVRDDVWNLRSRRSFRPMLRAFAAVSDRWGVRLTHFVVLGNHLHVIVEADGAGALARAMKALAIRLAKGLNRLMGRKGALFTDRYHTRVLRSPTEVLHAIRYVLGNANVHAARQGRPTSLRADAYAAGYGVNDGSDASWRALADDGPPIAPPRSWLMRVGWKVAAARTARPA is encoded by the coding sequence ATGGGCAATCGGCGGCAGAAGCACGAGCAGCGGGAGATGCGTTTCGAGACGGTCCGCTGGGGCGGCGCCCGCCAAGGCGCAGGCCGCAAGCCGCTGCCGAAGAGCAAGCGCCGGATCGCGCACCGGAGCCGCGAGGCGATCGGCCTGCAGCAGCCCGTGCACGTCACCTGGCGCGTACGCGACGACGTCTGGAACCTGCGCTCCCGGCGCTCGTTCCGGCCGATGCTTCGCGCGTTTGCAGCGGTCTCGGACCGCTGGGGCGTCCGGCTCACCCACTTCGTGGTGCTCGGCAACCACCTCCACGTCATCGTCGAAGCAGACGGCGCAGGCGCACTGGCGCGCGCGATGAAGGCCCTCGCCATCCGCCTCGCCAAAGGCCTCAACCGGCTGATGGGCCGCAAGGGCGCGCTCTTCACCGACCGCTACCACACCCGCGTGCTCCGCTCGCCCACCGAAGTGCTGCACGCGATCCGCTACGTGCTCGGCAACGCCAACGTGCACGCAGCACGGCAGGGCAGGCCCACCTCGCTACGCGCGGACGCCTACGCCGCCGGCTACGGCGTCAACGACGGCAGCGACGCGTCGTGGCGCGCGCTGGCGGACGACGGCCCGCCGATCGCGCCGCCGCGGAGCTGGCTCATGCGCGTGGGGTGGAAGGTCGCTGCCGCACGGACGGCGCGACCTGCCTGA
- a CDS encoding YajQ family cyclic di-GMP-binding protein — MPSFDIVSEVDLQEVDNAVNQTRKELGGRFDFRGVPVEVKLSDDKKSLQMKSDGEERLDAVWDVLLGKLLKRGMTANSLERQKKEPVGGKQYKQDVKLQQGIPTEKAKEIVKLLKDSKIKVQPSIQGETVRVTGKDKDDLQSAIRLVRENAESMKIDLQFTNFRD; from the coding sequence ATGCCCTCGTTCGACATCGTTTCCGAAGTCGATCTCCAGGAGGTCGACAATGCCGTCAACCAGACCCGCAAGGAACTGGGCGGCCGCTTCGACTTCCGCGGCGTGCCCGTCGAGGTGAAGCTCTCCGACGACAAGAAGAGCCTGCAGATGAAGTCCGACGGGGAGGAGCGCCTCGACGCGGTCTGGGACGTGCTCCTCGGCAAGCTGCTCAAGCGCGGGATGACCGCGAACTCCCTCGAGCGGCAGAAGAAGGAGCCGGTCGGCGGCAAGCAGTACAAGCAGGACGTCAAGCTCCAGCAGGGCATCCCGACGGAGAAGGCCAAGGAGATCGTCAAGCTCCTCAAGGACTCGAAGATCAAGGTCCAGCCTTCGATCCAGGGCGAGACGGTCCGCGTCACCGGCAAAGACAAGGATGACCTGCAGTCCGCCATCCGTTTGGTTCGCGAAAACGCGGAGTCGATGAAGATCGACCTCCAGTTCACCAATTTCCGGGACTGA
- the rimO gene encoding 30S ribosomal protein S12 methylthiotransferase RimO has translation MTQKNVHIVTLGCPKNRVDSEIMLGGLVEGGWQLTEQAEDADVLVVNTCAFIEASKQESVEAILEAARFKTEGKAQKLVVTGCLSQRYADELSQEMPEVDHFLGTSAYAQLPKLLADVDGAPRQVIPDPDYIHSSATPRINSLPSYTAYLKISEGCDNDCAFCIIPTLRGGQRSRPIDDIVREAEVLAGQGVREINLVAQDLTAYGHDLPGRPKLHELIRALGEVKGVRWVRLHYAYPRNFPEALVAAIRDTPNVVKYLDMPVQHASDRLLRSMRRGRNADFLRGLLGELRAQIPDIVLRTSLIVGLPGETEEDFQLLLDFIREQRFDHLGIFRYSQEEGTLAGEMDGQLDEETKLVRWNQAMELQAEIRAEQQQNYVGKEIEVLVEGPHEETEHLLVGRHAGQAPEIDGQVIINDVPEGGVSPGDIVKVRIEEAYEYDLVGGVTEVVLKAPVVARPTPFGARLPVFNSHR, from the coding sequence TTGACCCAGAAGAACGTCCACATCGTGACCCTCGGCTGCCCGAAGAATCGGGTGGACTCGGAAATCATGCTCGGCGGCCTCGTCGAGGGCGGCTGGCAGCTCACCGAGCAGGCGGAGGACGCCGACGTCCTCGTCGTCAACACCTGCGCCTTCATCGAGGCCTCGAAGCAGGAGTCGGTCGAGGCGATCCTCGAGGCGGCCCGCTTCAAGACCGAGGGCAAGGCGCAGAAGCTGGTGGTGACCGGCTGCCTCTCCCAGCGCTATGCGGACGAGCTCTCGCAGGAGATGCCGGAGGTCGACCACTTCCTCGGCACCTCGGCCTACGCGCAGCTGCCGAAGCTCCTCGCGGACGTGGACGGCGCGCCGCGGCAGGTGATCCCCGATCCCGACTACATCCACTCGTCGGCGACGCCGCGGATCAACTCGCTGCCCTCGTACACGGCCTACCTGAAGATCAGCGAGGGCTGCGACAACGACTGCGCCTTCTGCATCATCCCGACCTTGCGCGGCGGGCAGCGCTCCCGGCCCATCGACGACATCGTCCGCGAGGCCGAGGTGCTGGCGGGCCAGGGCGTGCGCGAGATCAACCTCGTCGCCCAGGATCTCACCGCCTACGGCCACGACCTGCCCGGCAGGCCGAAGCTCCACGAGCTCATTCGCGCGCTGGGGGAGGTGAAGGGCGTGCGCTGGGTGCGGCTCCACTACGCCTACCCCCGCAACTTCCCCGAGGCCCTGGTGGCGGCGATCCGCGACACGCCGAACGTGGTGAAGTACCTCGACATGCCGGTGCAGCACGCGTCCGACCGGCTGCTCCGCAGCATGCGGCGCGGGCGCAACGCCGACTTCCTGCGCGGGCTCCTCGGCGAACTTCGTGCCCAGATTCCGGACATCGTGCTGCGCACCTCGCTCATCGTCGGCCTGCCCGGTGAGACAGAGGAGGACTTCCAGCTCCTCCTCGACTTCATCCGCGAGCAGCGCTTCGACCACCTCGGGATCTTCCGCTACTCGCAGGAGGAGGGGACCCTCGCCGGCGAGATGGACGGCCAGCTCGACGAGGAGACCAAGCTCGTGCGCTGGAACCAGGCGATGGAGCTCCAGGCGGAGATCCGGGCGGAGCAGCAGCAGAACTACGTGGGCAAGGAGATCGAGGTGCTGGTGGAGGGTCCCCACGAGGAGACCGAGCACCTCCTCGTCGGCCGCCACGCGGGCCAGGCGCCGGAGATCGACGGCCAGGTGATCATCAACGACGTGCCGGAAGGCGGCGTCTCGCCGGGCGACATCGTCAAGGTGCGGATCGAGGAGGCGTACGAATACGACCTCGTCGGTGGTGTCACCGAGGTGGTGCTCAAGGCCCCGGTGGTGGCGCGGCCGACGCCCTTCGGCGCGCGGCTGCCCGTCTTCAACTCGCACCGCTGA